The genomic DNA TCATTCCCCGTCGCTCCGCTCGCCCCGCTCATTCCCCGTCGCTCCGCTCGCCCCGACGTGGCGCGCATCGCCGAACGATCCGTAACCTGGCCTGCATGAGACTGCACCGGCCGATCCGGGGTGTGCTGGTGCTGCTGTGCAGCGCGTTGCTGGTCGGGTCCGGCTGCGCGCGATTCGATGCAGCCCAGTCCGAACCGTTCACCACTGAGCCGGCGCTCGAGCCCGGGTCGAGTTCCCCGCCGCCTCCCCCGCCCCCGCTGCCGGGTCAGCCGTTCCCCAAGGAGTGCCCCGCGCCTGGCGTCATGCAGGGCTGCCTGGAGAGCACCAGCGGCCTGATCATGGGGCCGGACAGCAAGTCGGCCCTGGTCGCCGAGCGGCTGACCGGCGCGGTGAAGGAAGTGGCGACCAACGCCGAACCCAAGGTCAAGCTGGTGCTGCCGGTGGATCCGTCCGGTGACGGCGGGCTGCTCGACATCGTGCTGTCCCCCACCTACTCCCAGGACCGGCTGATGTACGCGCTGGTCAGCACGCCGAGCGACAACCGGGTCATCCGCATCGCCGACGGCGACGTGCCCAAGCCCATCCTGACCGGCATCCCGAAGGGCACCACCGGGAACACCGGTGCGCTCAAGTTCACCAGCCCGACGACGCTTGCGGTGCTGACCGGGGACGCGGGCAATCCCGCGCAGGCATCGGATCCCGGTTCGCTGGCGGGCAAGCTGCTGCGCATCGAGGCGCCGACGACGGTCAACCCGGCGCCTCCCACGACCGCCCTCAGCGGCATCGGTGCCGGCGGCGGACTGTGCACCGACCCTGCCGACGGCTCGCTGTACGTGACCGACCGCACGCCCACCGGCGACCGGTTGCAGCGCATCACCAAGGATTCCAAGGTGTCGACGGTGTGGTCGTGGCCCGACCGTCCCGGCGTGGCGGGCTGCGCTGCGCAGGACGGCACGGTGCTGGTCAACCTGGTGAACACCAAGCAGACCGTCGCGGTGCGCATGGCGCCCGACACCGGCGCCGTGACCGGCGAGCCGGAGGTGCTGCGGCAGGACACCCGCGGCCACGTGTGGGCCCTGCAGCTGTCGCCCGACGGCAACGTGTGGGGCGCGACGATCAACAAGACCTCCGGCGACGCCGAGCGGCTCGACGACGTCGTGTTCCCGCTGTTCCCGCAGGGCGGCTTCCCGCGCAGCAGCGACGAGAAGACCTAGCCGGCAGGCCGGGCGGGCACGTCGAGCTGTTGTTGCTGCTGCGGGCCGGGCAGCCGGAGCATCAGCCGCGTGCCACCCATCGGGCTGACCTCCAATGACGCCGTGCCACCGTGCAATTCGGCCTGCTGAGCCACCAGCGCCAGCCCCAGTCCGGAGCCCGACCGCGACGCCGTGGTGCCGCGGTGGAAGCGCTCGAACACCGCGGTGCGTTCCTCCTCGGGCACCCCGGAGCCGTTGTCGTCGACGGCGATCTCGACCCCGGTCGCCGAACTCAACACGCTGAGCCGGACCTGGGTGGCGTTGCCGTGCTTGACGGCATTGGCGATCGCGTTGTCGATCACCAGGCGCAGGCCGGCGGGCAGGCCCAGCATCAGCACGGTCGTCGAGGACCCCAGCGCGACGTCGACGTCCGGGTAGTTGTGCCTGGCGTCGTGCGCCGCGCGGTCGAGCAGCTCGGTGACGTCGACCGGCACGAAGTCGTCGAAGGTCGTCAACTCGCCCTGGGCGAGGCGTTCGAGTGCGGTCAGCGTGGCCTCGATGCGGGTCTGGGTGCGCATGACGTCGCCGATGACCTCCTTGCGCTGCTCCGGCCCCAGGTCGAGGGTCAGGAGCACCTCGAGGTTGGTCCGCATGGCCGTCAGCGGCGTCCGCAGCTCGTGGGATGCCACGGCGGAGAAGTCACGCGCCGATTCGAGCGCCGCGCGCGTGCGCTGCTGCTCGTC from Mycolicibacterium arabiense includes the following:
- a CDS encoding PQQ-dependent sugar dehydrogenase; the protein is MRLHRPIRGVLVLLCSALLVGSGCARFDAAQSEPFTTEPALEPGSSSPPPPPPPLPGQPFPKECPAPGVMQGCLESTSGLIMGPDSKSALVAERLTGAVKEVATNAEPKVKLVLPVDPSGDGGLLDIVLSPTYSQDRLMYALVSTPSDNRVIRIADGDVPKPILTGIPKGTTGNTGALKFTSPTTLAVLTGDAGNPAQASDPGSLAGKLLRIEAPTTVNPAPPTTALSGIGAGGGLCTDPADGSLYVTDRTPTGDRLQRITKDSKVSTVWSWPDRPGVAGCAAQDGTVLVNLVNTKQTVAVRMAPDTGAVTGEPEVLRQDTRGHVWALQLSPDGNVWGATINKTSGDAERLDDVVFPLFPQGGFPRSSDEKT
- a CDS encoding sensor histidine kinase → MTPQDLVYRLLRQPLRLLSLRSIVIVGQLGVIILVLVLGVWVWVGVTNDQYSQLDRRLDSLSSLGDVNTLLRSAQEEDPSPTSDDGGFVRTARIGPATVSNPADIVLPELPNGYSDTTIDGVAYRVRTIDTGTASIALGAPLADTIDRIDALHWRVFWICSGVIVGTLLIGWVISLIMVNPFRMLAQQARAINAQSNPDEVQVRGVWEAVEISEAVEGMLARIGDEQQRTRAALESARDFSAVASHELRTPLTAMRTNLEVLLTLDLGPEQRKEVIGDVMRTQTRIEATLTALERLAQGELTTFDDFVPVDVTELLDRAAHDARHNYPDVDVALGSSTTVLMLGLPAGLRLVIDNAIANAVKHGNATQVRLSVLSSATGVEIAVDDNGSGVPEEERTAVFERFHRGTTASRSGSGLGLALVAQQAELHGGTASLEVSPMGGTRLMLRLPGPQQQQQLDVPARPAG